Within Pseudomonas sp. LBUM920, the genomic segment GATCGCCCATGGCGATGCAGAGTTGAAATTGACCCTGGATGCTGCCGAGCGCGCCTTCGCGGCCCTGAAATAAGGGGCATATCAAGCTGACGTTGCCTTGGGTGACGACAGAATTTGCTACTTTGCTTACAGCGCTTTCCTGCATTTTTCGAGAAATCACCTGCAATCCGGCAGATAACTTGCCCACGCAGCAGAAAAACGAGTAAAGACTTTGTAAGCAGAGGCCTGCTTATTTCATAATGCGCGCTTATTGGACCCCCGAGGGTCCGCGCGCCCCGTCAGAGGTAAGTCGATTCCCATGAAACGCACCGGCCGCACCCTGGTTCTGGGCTGCCTGTTGCTCCTTCAGCCGCTGCTGGCACATGCACAAGCACAAGCAGGCGGCAACTCGTTGTTAATCCCAGCGATGGGTCGTTGCACCCTCAATACCCAGCCAGACAGCCAGGCCGAAGCCCTGAGCGCGTGCCAGAAACAGGCCGACGGCGGGGATGCGCAGGCGCAATACGAGTTGGGCGAGTACTACCACGACGACAAAAACCCCGCGCGCGACCTCAACAAAGCCTTGAGCTACTTCGAGAAAGCGTCGTTGCAGGGCCACGCCCAGGCGCAATTTCAGTTGGGCAACATGTTCTTCAAAGGCGAAGGCGTGCCGGCCAACAACGTCCAGGCGTATATCGTGCTGAAAATGGCCGCGGTCAACGGCGCTGAAGACGCGCTGGACACCGCCGACGAAGTCGCCGAGCACATGCAGCGTGATGAGTTGGAAGTGGCAACCCAGGTGCTGGGCCAGATCTTCCGCAATTACTTGCAGGAATTGCAGAGTGCGGATGGGCGTTCGCCGTTCTCGCCATTGCCTTAAATTTTCAGTGCCTTTTTAGGCCCATTCGCGAGCAAGCCCGCTCCCACACTTGACCGAGTTCCAGCGTTGGAACGCGGTCGAATGTGGGGGCGGGCTTGCCTGCGATGGGCACACCTCGGTCTAACGCCCTACTTCTCAGGCATCGGCATCGGAAACGGCATGACATTGCTGGTACCCCGCGCCTCGCTGATCTTCGGCGTGCCCAGGCGCTCGACTTCGTCGATGCGCACAATCGAATGCATCGGCACAAAGCTGCGCACCACGCCTTCAAACTGCGCCTTCAGTTTTTCCTCGCCCGGATCGACGACCAACTGGGTGCGCTCGCCAAAGACGAACTCTTCCACTTCCAGGAAGCCCCACAGATCACTTTGATAGATCTGCTTGGCGTACATTTCGAACACCTGGCCCTGGTTAAGGAAAATCACCTTATAGATTGGAGCTTCACGTTTGGTCATGGTGGGCGAATAACACATCGGGGATATAAAAGAGGGCGCGAACTATAGCATGGCACCCGATGCACAACGCTAGGAACCAATGGGCATGCCCCCTATAATGCGCGGTTCTTTACCACCAGTTGATGATTCCCATGGCCAAGAAGCTTTACATCGAAACCCACGGTTGCCAGATGAACGAGTACGACAGCTCGCGCATGGTCGATCTGCTGGGCGAACATCAGGCCCTGGAAGTCACCGCCCGCGCCGAAGATGCCGACGTTATCCTGCTCAATACCTGCTCGATTCGTGAGCGCGCCCAGGACCGTGTGTACTCTCAACTGGGCCGCTGGCGCGAGTTGAAACTGGCCAACCCGGACATGGTGATTGCCGTTGGCGGCTGCGTGGCCAGCCAGGAAGGCGCCGCGATCCGCGACCGCGCGCCCTACGTCGACGTGGTTTTCGGCCCGCAAACCTTGCACCGCCTGCCGGAAATGATCGACGCGGCACGTATCACCAAGCTGCCGCAGGTGGATGTGTCGTTCCCGGAAATCGAAAAATTCGACCACTTGCCCGAGCCGCGCATCGACGGCCCGAGCGCCTATGTGTCGGTGATGGAAGGCTGCAGCAAGTACTGCACCTTCTGCGTGGTGCCCTACACCCGTGGTGAAGAAGTCAGCCGGCCGTTTGATGACGTGCTGGCGGAAATTATCCACCTGGCCGAAAACGGTGTGCGCGAAGTGACCCTGCTGGGCCAAAACGTCAACGGCTATCGCGGCCAGACCCACGATGGTCGCCTGGCCGACCTCGCAGAGTTGATCCGCGTGGTGGCCGCCGTCGATGGCATCGAGCGCATTCGCTACACCACCTCGCACCCGCTGGAGTTCTCCGACAGTCTGATCCAGGCCCACGCCGAAGTGCCGGAGCTGGTCAAACACCTGCACTTGCCGGTGCAATCGGGCTCGGACCGCATTCTGTCGGCGATGAAGCGCAACCACACCGCCCTGGAATACAAATCCAAACTGCGCAAACTGCGCGCGGCGGTGCCGGGTATCTGCATCAGCTCGGACTTTATCGTCGGCTTTCCTGGGGAGACCGAGAAAGATTTCGAGCAGACCATGAAGCTGATCGAAGACGTCGGTTTCGACTTCTCCTACTCGTTCGTCTACAGCCAGCGCCCGGGCACCCCGGCTGCCGACTTGGCGGATGAAACCCCCGAAGCGCTGAAAAAAGAGCGCCTCAATGCTCTGCAACATCGCCTGAACCAGCAAGGTTTCGAAATCAGCCGACAAATGGTCGGCTCGATCCAGCGCATCCTGGTCACCGACTATTCGAAAAAAGACCCGGGCGAGCTGCAAGGCCGTACCGAAAACAACCGCATCGTCAACTTCCGCTGCGACAACCCGACCCTGATCGGCCAGTTTGCCGATGTGCACATTGACGCGGCGCAACCGCACTCGTTGCGCGGGTCGTTGGTTCAGTAACTCCCCCATATTGCTGAGTGGTAGAGATCAAAATGTGGGAGCGGGCTTGCTCGCGAATGCGGTAGATCAGTTGATACATGGATTAGCTGACCCACCGCATTCGCGAGCAAGCCCGCTCCCACATGGGAACCGTGCTGCACTTGGGCTAGATAAGTGCTTTCGCACGTCGACTGCTGGCGTTATCCTCTCTTTCACCTCAACAGCCAAAGGGCGGCTAAAAGCGACCTTGAACGCACCCATAGAACCTCATCGTTTTCTCCTCGAGCCTTTTGAGGCTCGCCGTTTCGCCAACCTGTGCGGACAGTTCGACGAGCACCTGCGCCTGATCGAACAACGCCTGAGCATCGAGATCCGCAACCGCGGCAATCAGTTCGAGCTTATTGGTGAACCCCAGCACACCACGTCTGCAGAAAACCTGCTCCGCCGCCTCTACCGCGAAACCAAGGGTAGCGAGCTGTCGCCGGAGACCGTGCACCTGTACCTGCAGGAATCTGCCGTGCAAGACCTGGCGAACAACCCGGTTGCCGAAGCCAGCGTGGCCTTGCGCACCAAAAAAGGCATGATTCGCCCACGCGGCTTGAATCAGCAGCGCTACGTCAAAGAAATCCTCGGTAACGACATCAATTTCGGCATCGGCCCCGCCGGTACCGGCAAGACCTATCTGGCCGTGGCCTGTGCGGTGGACGCCCTGGAGCGCGAGCAAGTACGCCGCATCCTGCTCGTGCGCCCGGCGGTCGAGGCCGGCGAAAAGCTTGGCTTCCTGCCCGGCGACCTGGCCCAGAAGATTGACCCGTACCTGCGCCCGCTCTATGACGCGCTGTACGAGATGCTCGGCTTTGAATACGTGGCCAAACTGATCGAGCGCCAGGTGATCGAGATCGCCCCACTGGCCTACATGCGTGGGCGTACGCTGAACAACAGCTTCATCATCCTCGACGAAAGCCAGAACACCACCGTCGAACAGATGAAGATGTTCCTGACCCGTATCGGTTTCGGCTCAACCGCTGTGATCACCGGTGACGTGACCCAGGTCGACCTGCCCAAGGGCACCAAGTCGGGCCTGGCCCAAGTCATCGAAGTGCTCAAGGACGTGCCGGGCATCAGCTTTACGCATTTCATGCCCAAAGACGTAGTGCGTCACCCGCTGGTGCAGCGCATCGTCGAAGCCTACGAGCGCTTCGACCACAAGGACGACGCACCCGCCAAGGACGTTCGCCGCGATGCTTGAGCTTGACCTGCAGCTGGCCACCGAAGCGCCCGCCCCCAGCGAAGAACAGTTCCGCCAATGGTGCACGCTGGCCCTGCGCCAGCGCACCGCCGACTCGGAGCTGACCATCCGCCTGGTGGACGAGCCCGAAGGCCGCGAACTGAATCACACTTGGCGTCAAAAGGATTACGCGACGAACGTGCTGTCCTTCCCAGCCGACGTGCCGGATGAGTTACTGGACATCCCGCTGCTGGGCGACCTGGTGATCTGTGTCGAGGTGGTGGAACGCGAAGCCAAGGAGCAAGGCAAGGAACTTGAGGCCCATTGGGCCCATCTAGTGATCCACGGCTGCTTGCATCTCTTGGGTTACGACCATATAGACGATGACGAAGCGCTAGAGATGGAAACACTGGAACAAACGTTGCTTGCTGAATTGGGTCACCGCGACCCTTATGCAGACGACGAAATCGAAACTACACCTCACTGAAACAACAAAGGATTTAGAGTAATCGCTATGAGCGAAGACCGATCGAGCAACGGGCAGAAGTCATGGCTGGGTAA encodes:
- a CDS encoding tetratricopeptide repeat protein encodes the protein MKRTGRTLVLGCLLLLQPLLAHAQAQAGGNSLLIPAMGRCTLNTQPDSQAEALSACQKQADGGDAQAQYELGEYYHDDKNPARDLNKALSYFEKASLQGHAQAQFQLGNMFFKGEGVPANNVQAYIVLKMAAVNGAEDALDTADEVAEHMQRDELEVATQVLGQIFRNYLQELQSADGRSPFSPLP
- a CDS encoding PhoH family protein, giving the protein MNAPIEPHRFLLEPFEARRFANLCGQFDEHLRLIEQRLSIEIRNRGNQFELIGEPQHTTSAENLLRRLYRETKGSELSPETVHLYLQESAVQDLANNPVAEASVALRTKKGMIRPRGLNQQRYVKEILGNDINFGIGPAGTGKTYLAVACAVDALEREQVRRILLVRPAVEAGEKLGFLPGDLAQKIDPYLRPLYDALYEMLGFEYVAKLIERQVIEIAPLAYMRGRTLNNSFIILDESQNTTVEQMKMFLTRIGFGSTAVITGDVTQVDLPKGTKSGLAQVIEVLKDVPGISFTHFMPKDVVRHPLVQRIVEAYERFDHKDDAPAKDVRRDA
- the miaB gene encoding tRNA (N6-isopentenyl adenosine(37)-C2)-methylthiotransferase MiaB → MAKKLYIETHGCQMNEYDSSRMVDLLGEHQALEVTARAEDADVILLNTCSIRERAQDRVYSQLGRWRELKLANPDMVIAVGGCVASQEGAAIRDRAPYVDVVFGPQTLHRLPEMIDAARITKLPQVDVSFPEIEKFDHLPEPRIDGPSAYVSVMEGCSKYCTFCVVPYTRGEEVSRPFDDVLAEIIHLAENGVREVTLLGQNVNGYRGQTHDGRLADLAELIRVVAAVDGIERIRYTTSHPLEFSDSLIQAHAEVPELVKHLHLPVQSGSDRILSAMKRNHTALEYKSKLRKLRAAVPGICISSDFIVGFPGETEKDFEQTMKLIEDVGFDFSYSFVYSQRPGTPAADLADETPEALKKERLNALQHRLNQQGFEISRQMVGSIQRILVTDYSKKDPGELQGRTENNRIVNFRCDNPTLIGQFADVHIDAAQPHSLRGSLVQ
- a CDS encoding DUF1820 family protein — translated: MTKREAPIYKVIFLNQGQVFEMYAKQIYQSDLWGFLEVEEFVFGERTQLVVDPGEEKLKAQFEGVVRSFVPMHSIVRIDEVERLGTPKISEARGTSNVMPFPMPMPEK
- the ybeY gene encoding rRNA maturation RNase YbeY → MLELDLQLATEAPAPSEEQFRQWCTLALRQRTADSELTIRLVDEPEGRELNHTWRQKDYATNVLSFPADVPDELLDIPLLGDLVICVEVVEREAKEQGKELEAHWAHLVIHGCLHLLGYDHIDDDEALEMETLEQTLLAELGHRDPYADDEIETTPH